In Plasmodium falciparum 3D7 genome assembly, chromosome: 5, the following proteins share a genomic window:
- a CDS encoding ribose-5-phosphate isomerase, putative encodes MDSLKKIVAYKAVDEYVQSNMTIGLGTGSTVFYVLERIDNLLKSGKLKDVVCIPTSIDTELKARKLGIPLTTLEKHSNIDITIDGTDEIDLNLNLIKGRGGALVREKLVASSSSLFIIIGDESKLCTNGLGMTGAVPIEILTFGYEKIIENLLKIYTLKGCTYKIRKRNGEIFITDNKNYIVDFFFTEPIQDLLETCTRIKMTTGVVDHGIFVNMTNVALISKHDGTVLTLNKKYE; translated from the exons AAGCAGTAGACGAATATGTACAATCGAATATGACTATAGGCCTGGGAACAGGTTCTACGGTTTTCTATGTGCTTGAACGTAttgataatttattaaaaagtggaaaattaaaagatgTTGTATGTATACCCACAAGTATCGACACAGAATTGAag gCGAGAAAACTGGGTATACCCTTGACGACATTAGAAAAACATTCAAATATTGATATTACCATAGATGGAACTGATGAAATagatttaaatttaaatttaataaaaggaAGGGGGGGAGCCTTAGTTCGTGAGAAGCTTGTCGCTTCTAGTTCGTCCCTTTTCATAATA ATTGGTGATGAGTCCAAATTATGCACAAATGGATTGGGCATGACAGGGGCTGTTCCTATAGAAATCCTTACATTTGGATATGAAAAAATCATAGAGAatttgttaaaaatatatacactcAAAGgatgtacatataaaataagaaagagAAACGGGGAGATATTTATTACTgacaataaaaattatattgtagattttttttttactgaGCCTATACAAGATTTATTAGAAACATGTACAAGAATTAAAATG acTACAGGAGTTGTTGATCATGGTATTTTTGTTAACATGACGAATGTGGCTTTAATAAGTAAACACGATGGAACAGTATTAacattaaacaaaaaatatgaataa